A genomic stretch from Ovis canadensis isolate MfBH-ARS-UI-01 breed Bighorn chromosome 5, ARS-UI_OviCan_v2, whole genome shotgun sequence includes:
- the LOC138441620 gene encoding sperm-associated acrosin inhibitor-like, which produces MSFFSSWIKAIFIIGLAFPLYSETAFVPSGEIRKRPECNVYKDQLHFCTKEKDPVCATNGQTYSNKCNFCSKKLENRGNFDFSHWGRCC; this is translated from the exons ATGTCCTTCTTCTCATCATGGATCAAAGCTATTTTCATCATTGGTTTGGCATTTCCACTTTATTCTG AAACTGCTTTTGTACCTTCTGGAGAAATTCGCAAAAGG CCAGAATGTAACGTGTATAAGGATCAATTACACTTTtgcacaaaagaaaaagatccaGTCTGTGCAACGAATGGCCAAACATACTCCAATAAATGCAATTTCTGCAGTAAAAAGCT agaaaacagaggaaatTTTGATTTCAGTCATTGGGGTCGTTGTTGCTGA